The Meleagris gallopavo isolate NT-WF06-2002-E0010 breed Aviagen turkey brand Nicholas breeding stock chromosome 10, Turkey_5.1, whole genome shotgun sequence genome contains a region encoding:
- the HENMT1 gene encoding small RNA 2'-O-methyltransferase isoform X1 — protein MGKNFEGRQFTGVIKFTPPLYKQRYEFVKDLVRKYKPKKVADLGCADCTLLWMLKFCNCVEVLAGLDICAAVMKEKMHRLTPLPADYLEPSERSLTVTLHQGSVAHKDPCMLGFDLVTCIELIEHLQESELEKFPEVVFGFMAPSMVVISTPNSEFNTLLPGVTVFRHPDHKFEWDRAQFQSWAQDTAQRYDYSVEFTGVGNPPTGMEDVGFCTQIGVFVRKYPQTRELVQCEKPTEAAYKTVFKAVYPSLKDEKYLQNAVVSEVMFRAQIIKRSLLDHLLSEYEECDDPTERKLKLQCSVNCFSEDFETLAVEKSMEPFVSGNVVYIPLRKIFSFPKVNQLCGTFEKFCRLITGKVTLNSDCSAVMLHTENENEEN, from the exons ATGGGTAAGAACTTTGAAGGAAGGCAGTTTACTGGCGTGATTAAATTCACACCACCGTTATACAAACAACGCTATGAGTTTGTTAAAGATTTAGTGAGGAAATACAAACCAAAAAAG GTGGCAGATTTAGGATGTGCTGACTGTACACTTCTCTGGATGCTGAAATTCTGTAACTGTGTTGAAGTGTTAGCTGGGCTAGATATCTGTGCAGCTgtgatgaaagagaaaat gcATAGGTTAACTCCTCTTCCTGCTGATTATTTGGAGCCATCTGAGAGATCCTTAACTGTGACTTTGCATCAAGGCTCAGTTGCTCATAAAGATCCCTGCATGCTTGGTTTTGACTTGGTAACATGCATTGAACT AATAGAGCACCTGCAAGAATCAGAACTAGAGAAGTTTCCTGAAGTGGTGTTCGGTTTCATGGCTCCAAGCATGGTTGTGATCAGTACTCCAAATTCAGAATTTAATACATTGCTTCCAGGAGTGACTGTTTTCAGGCATCCAGACCACAAATTTGAATGGGACCGAGCACAGTTTCAAAGTTG GGCTCAAGATACTGCTCAACGCTATGATTACTCAGTGGAATTCACAGGTGTAGGGAACCCCCCAACAGGAATGGAAGATGTCGGTTTCTGTACCCAAATAGGTGTGTTTGTTAGAAAATACCCTCAAACTAGAGAACTTGTGCAGTGTGAGAAACCCACTGAAGCCGCTTACAAAACC GTCTTCAAAGCAGTGTATCCGAGTCTTAAAGATGAGAAGTACCTGCAGAATGCGGTGGTCAGTGAAGTTATGTTCAGAGCACAAATCATTAAGCGAAGTCTGCTGGACCATTTACTGTCAGAATATGAGGAATGTGATGATCCTACAGAGAGAAAATTGAAACTGCAATGTTCAGTGAACTGTTTCTCAGAAGATTTTGAAACACTGGCTGTTGAAAAAAGCATGGAGCCATTCGTCAGTGGAAATGTGGTTTATATACCTCTGAgaaaaattttttcttttcccaaagtAAATCAGCTCTGTGGCACTTTTGAGAAGTTTTGCAGGCTTATTACTGGCAAGGTCACACTGAACAGTGATTGTTCTGCTGTGATGCTccatactgaaaatgaaaacgAAGAGAATTAG
- the HENMT1 gene encoding small RNA 2'-O-methyltransferase isoform X2, which yields MLKFCNCVEVLAGLDICAAVMKEKMHRLTPLPADYLEPSERSLTVTLHQGSVAHKDPCMLGFDLVTCIELIEHLQESELEKFPEVVFGFMAPSMVVISTPNSEFNTLLPGVTVFRHPDHKFEWDRAQFQSWAQDTAQRYDYSVEFTGVGNPPTGMEDVGFCTQIGVFVRKYPQTRELVQCEKPTEAAYKTVFKAVYPSLKDEKYLQNAVVSEVMFRAQIIKRSLLDHLLSEYEECDDPTERKLKLQCSVNCFSEDFETLAVEKSMEPFVSGNVVYIPLRKIFSFPKVNQLCGTFEKFCRLITGKVTLNSDCSAVMLHTENENEEN from the exons ATGCTGAAATTCTGTAACTGTGTTGAAGTGTTAGCTGGGCTAGATATCTGTGCAGCTgtgatgaaagagaaaat gcATAGGTTAACTCCTCTTCCTGCTGATTATTTGGAGCCATCTGAGAGATCCTTAACTGTGACTTTGCATCAAGGCTCAGTTGCTCATAAAGATCCCTGCATGCTTGGTTTTGACTTGGTAACATGCATTGAACT AATAGAGCACCTGCAAGAATCAGAACTAGAGAAGTTTCCTGAAGTGGTGTTCGGTTTCATGGCTCCAAGCATGGTTGTGATCAGTACTCCAAATTCAGAATTTAATACATTGCTTCCAGGAGTGACTGTTTTCAGGCATCCAGACCACAAATTTGAATGGGACCGAGCACAGTTTCAAAGTTG GGCTCAAGATACTGCTCAACGCTATGATTACTCAGTGGAATTCACAGGTGTAGGGAACCCCCCAACAGGAATGGAAGATGTCGGTTTCTGTACCCAAATAGGTGTGTTTGTTAGAAAATACCCTCAAACTAGAGAACTTGTGCAGTGTGAGAAACCCACTGAAGCCGCTTACAAAACC GTCTTCAAAGCAGTGTATCCGAGTCTTAAAGATGAGAAGTACCTGCAGAATGCGGTGGTCAGTGAAGTTATGTTCAGAGCACAAATCATTAAGCGAAGTCTGCTGGACCATTTACTGTCAGAATATGAGGAATGTGATGATCCTACAGAGAGAAAATTGAAACTGCAATGTTCAGTGAACTGTTTCTCAGAAGATTTTGAAACACTGGCTGTTGAAAAAAGCATGGAGCCATTCGTCAGTGGAAATGTGGTTTATATACCTCTGAgaaaaattttttcttttcccaaagtAAATCAGCTCTGTGGCACTTTTGAGAAGTTTTGCAGGCTTATTACTGGCAAGGTCACACTGAACAGTGATTGTTCTGCTGTGATGCTccatactgaaaatgaaaacgAAGAGAATTAG